The window TCGAGAAGGGCATCCGTCGACTCTCGGAGCTCAACGTGGTGCTCGCGATCGTGCTGCTCGTCTACATCACGGTGACGGGCGAGTCGCGTCGGCTCATGGACGGGCTCGTCATGAACATCGGCGACTTCGTCGCTCGCTTCCCGGGCATGCTCATGGACACGCACGCGTGGGAGCAGCCCGACGAGTGGTCGAGCGCGTGGACCCTGTTCTTCTGGGCGTGGTGGATCGCGTGGGCCCCGTTCGTCGGGCTCTTCCTCGCGCGCATCTCGCGCGGCCGCACACTCCGCCAGTTCATCGCGGGCGTCCTCGTCGTCCCGTTCCTCTTCATCGCCGTCTTCATCTCGATCTTCGGCAACTCCGCGCTCGTCCTCGTGCTCGGCGGCGACGCAGCGTTCGGGGCGAGCGCGATGGATACCCCCGAACGTGCGTTCTACGACCTCCTGATGCAGTACCCGGCGGCACCGCTCGTCGTGGGGCTCGCGACGATCACGGGGCTCCTCTTCTACGTCACCTCGGCGGACTCGGGTGCACTCGTGCTCGCGAACCTCACCTCGCGCATCGACGACCCGAAGCAGGACGGCGCGAAGGGCCTGCGCATCTTCTGGTCGGTCGCGACGGGGCTCCTGACGCTCGCGATGCTTGTCGTGGGCGGCATCCCGACGCTGCAGGGCGCGACGCTCATCATCGGGCTCCCGTTCTCGATCGTCATGTACCTCGTGATGATCGCGTTCTTCAGGGCGCTGCGGACGGAAGCGGCACACGTCGCCGGGTACCGGGCCACGCTCGGCACGCGTGCCGTCGCCGGCGGACAGAGCTGGCGCCGACGTCTGCGCCGTTCGACGACGTTCCCGCAGGCAGCCCAGGTGCGGCGATACATCGACGCGACCGCCGCGCCCGCGCTCGGCGACGTCGCCGACGAACTGCGCCGCTCGGGCGTGGGCGTCGATCTCGACGAGTGCGCGGTGGAGGGCACCGACATCCCGAGTCTCGTCCTCACGGTGCACTTCCCGCAGGAGGAGGATTTCAGCTACCAGATCTACCCTGTCGGGCACGAGCGTCCCTCGTTCACCTACCGTCACCCGGGCGAGAGCGCGCGCTACTACCGGCTCGAGGTCTTCGCCCCCACGGGGTCGCGCGGCTACGACGTGTACGGCTACAGCGCGGACCAGCTCATCGCCGATGTCCTCGGGCACTACGAGTCGCATCTCGAATACCTGCGCCTGTCGACGGCCGGTGCGGACGCATCGGTGGGTGACGAGGAGAACGTCGTGACCGATTGGCACGACGACTTCGGCGACGCGGACGAGGCGCGCTGACCCGGACCGGCCGCGGCGGACGCGCACGGCGCGACCGGCCGCGAACGGTGTGACCCTCGCGCGCCACTCGGCACGCGACCCCACGAACGAACACGCACGAACGAACCGACACGAACGGAGCGCACATGACCGCGACACTCTTCATCGACGGAACCTGGACGACCGCGGCGGCGGGCGGCACCCGCGAGATCCGCTGCCCCGCCGACGGCTCGCTCGTCGGGACGGTGGACGAGGCCGGGCCCGAGGACACGCTGGCAGCGATCGCGGCCGCGCGGTCGGCGTTCGACAGCGGCGTCTGGTCGGACGTGCCCGCCGTGGAACGAGGCGACCTGCTGCTGCGGGTGGCGGCCGCGATCCGTGAGCGCCGCGAGGAGTTCGCGCGCGCGGAGTCGCTCGACACGGGCAAGCGCATCGTCGAGTCGCGCATCGACATGGACGACATCGCCGCGTGCTTCACGTACTTCGGCAAGCTCGCGGCCGAGGACGCGGGACGCATCGTCGATGCGGGTGATGCGAACGTCCTCAGCCGCATCGAGCACGAACCCGTCGGCGTGTGCGCCCTCATCACGCCCTGGAACTACCCGCTGCTGCAGGCCGCGTGGAAGATCGCCCCCGCGCTCGCGGCCGGTAACACGTTCGTGTTCAAGCCCGCCGAGCTGACGCCGCACACCGCGATCCTCGTGATGCAGGTGCTCGACGAGCTCGGGCTGCCCGCGGGCGTCGGCAATCTCGTGCTCGGTGCGGGGGCCGTCGCGGGGGCTGCCCTCTCGGAGAGCCCCGACGTCGATCTCGTGTCGTTCACGGGCGGGCTCGTCACGGGACGCGTCATCGCCGAGAACGCGGCACGGACCGTGAAGAAGGTCGCACTCGAACTCGGCGGGAAGAACCCGAACGTGATCTTCGCGGACGCCGACTTCGACGCCGCGGTCGACAACGCCCTCAACGGCGCGTTCGTGCACTCCGGCCAGGTCTGCTCGGCGGGGTCGCGCATCGTCGTCGAGGACACGATCGCGGAACGCTTCGTCGACGAACTCGTCGCGCGCGCCGAGCGGATCCGTCTCGGTGGCCCGTTCGACGACACGGCCGAGACGGGGCCGCTCATCTCGGCGGCGCACCGCGACAAGGTGACCGCGTACGTCGAGGCGGGCCTCGCGGAGGGCGCTCGCGTGCGCTGCGGTGGGCGCTGGGGCGAGGGGGACCTCGAGACGGGGTACTACTACCTGCCGACGATCATCGACCGGGTGCACCGCGGCATGTCGGTCGTCACCGACGAGGCGTTCGGGCCGGTCGTGACGGTCGAGACCTTCTCGACGGAGGACGAGGCGATCGCGACCGCGAACGACACGATCTACGGGCTCGCCGGGGCCGTGTGGACGCAGGACGCCGGCCGGGCACAGCGCATCGCGCGCCGACTCCGTCACGGCACGGTGTGGATCAACGACTTCCACCCCTACCTGCCGCAGGCCGAGTGGGGCGGCTTCAAGCAGTCGGGCATTGGCCGTGAGCTGGGCCCGACGGGGCTCGGCGAGTACGTCGAACTCAAGCACATCTACCAGAACCTCACGCCCGCGGTCACGGGCTGGTTCCCCGAGCACTGACCGCGATGCATGCGCGGCGGGCTCGTCGCGCACGGGGTCCGGGACGTCCCGGACGCGGAGCGAAGACACGTGAACAAGATCGGAGACGAAGTGAAGACTACGCACACGTTCGACTACGTCGTCGTCGGCGGCGGCTCGGCCG is drawn from Pseudoclavibacter chungangensis and contains these coding sequences:
- a CDS encoding aldehyde dehydrogenase family protein, with the translated sequence MTATLFIDGTWTTAAAGGTREIRCPADGSLVGTVDEAGPEDTLAAIAAARSAFDSGVWSDVPAVERGDLLLRVAAAIRERREEFARAESLDTGKRIVESRIDMDDIAACFTYFGKLAAEDAGRIVDAGDANVLSRIEHEPVGVCALITPWNYPLLQAAWKIAPALAAGNTFVFKPAELTPHTAILVMQVLDELGLPAGVGNLVLGAGAVAGAALSESPDVDLVSFTGGLVTGRVIAENAARTVKKVALELGGKNPNVIFADADFDAAVDNALNGAFVHSGQVCSAGSRIVVEDTIAERFVDELVARAERIRLGGPFDDTAETGPLISAAHRDKVTAYVEAGLAEGARVRCGGRWGEGDLETGYYYLPTIIDRVHRGMSVVTDEAFGPVVTVETFSTEDEAIATANDTIYGLAGAVWTQDAGRAQRIARRLRHGTVWINDFHPYLPQAEWGGFKQSGIGRELGPTGLGEYVELKHIYQNLTPAVTGWFPEH
- the betT gene encoding choline BCCT transporter BetT — its product is MNRNDDRATPDPDRPDANDTAAAPDAAGTGTNRDLHTGDDAGTADTRRTGASGDEGASTRTAPDRSADGRTNPPVATVGTAESGAEAGAPDADAAPTDPVTRWPVFIGSSVLILAVAVWAMIDPDQAGELIGAVVVWTSANLGWYYILTAAVVVGFVLFLAFSRHGGVKLGPDHSKPQFSLFTWTSMLFAAGIGIDLMFFSVAEPVSQYYEPPTGGGESIEAARQAIVWTLFHYGPVGWAMYALMGGAFAYFAYRRNQPLSIRSLLTPLFGKRLDGWIGHTVDVTAVLGTVFGIATSLGIGVVQLNYGLYLMFGIPEGVGAQIGLIVLAVIMATISTVSGVEKGIRRLSELNVVLAIVLLVYITVTGESRRLMDGLVMNIGDFVARFPGMLMDTHAWEQPDEWSSAWTLFFWAWWIAWAPFVGLFLARISRGRTLRQFIAGVLVVPFLFIAVFISIFGNSALVLVLGGDAAFGASAMDTPERAFYDLLMQYPAAPLVVGLATITGLLFYVTSADSGALVLANLTSRIDDPKQDGAKGLRIFWSVATGLLTLAMLVVGGIPTLQGATLIIGLPFSIVMYLVMIAFFRALRTEAAHVAGYRATLGTRAVAGGQSWRRRLRRSTTFPQAAQVRRYIDATAAPALGDVADELRRSGVGVDLDECAVEGTDIPSLVLTVHFPQEEDFSYQIYPVGHERPSFTYRHPGESARYYRLEVFAPTGSRGYDVYGYSADQLIADVLGHYESHLEYLRLSTAGADASVGDEENVVTDWHDDFGDADEAR